The Vigna angularis cultivar LongXiaoDou No.4 chromosome 6, ASM1680809v1, whole genome shotgun sequence genome contains the following window.
gtattattttttcattaattcattatttatttgttattatgcttacatattttaaatctaataaaaataaataacatatatactATATCAAGatatttctcaaaaaaaaatctgtgttaattattgaaacaccaaattattatataattggcAATCACAAAGAATATTGGAAGATTCCGCAGTTCCATCAAGAATTAAACTAGCCTTATCTTCTTATCCATGCCTAACACTTAttattctctttctttattttatgttaagcTTTCCATTTGGTTTTGCGGGTGTGAGTGTTCTGCAAGTACTACTCCTCATAAGGGATTAGGACAAAGAAAATGACTGATGAATCAGAAAAGGTCTATGATTATGAGATTATgagggagaaaagaaaaggactCAATAATGAAAAGGGCTCAATGGCTTTATCATATTATGGCTCCACAGAATAGAATAGAATAGAAAACAGAGCATTCTCGTTTGGACCTACACTTCCCCACGCCGGAAAACGCACTCACTTTGGCCTTTATTATGTATTTGGGTTCATCATTCAAAGCGAAGACACGTTCGTTTTGAGAATGCAACTTCTCTTCCAGATAGAGACACCCTGACTCACTTTCTTATTACGTGTGGCtggaccaccacaacaatgctGCGGACCAAATAAAGTTGTGAAAAACATGGCCGCAACAACTATAATGTTGTTGGGATTGGGACCTTCTTTTTtgcattagaaaaaaaaaacatcataagAGACAATTCACACCTTCTATGATCTATCTATAATTTCTAACACGTGCAACCTTTCTCCACCAATCATTCGTATTAGACATTTTCAAAGACCTTTTGGGCCCATAACCAATGAGGCCTGGCACGAAGGCCCATTCGGGAGGAAGAGACGTTTCCGACCATAAACCTCCTAACAGAATTCCAACGGTTTTAGCATTGACGAAGAAGAGATTCCCTTGAAACACCGCCACGTGTCCTTTTGTTTTCTATAACGTTGATCCACTTCCTTCCTTGTTCTTCATTCAATCCAATTCCCTCACAGAGGAGAAATCATCAtacaataatattatagtaATAATCACAATGCCCACTGTTGCTGCTCCCCCTGTACCTCAAATTCAAAACACCACTGACCATGAAATTGAATCTCCCAAGAAGAACAGAATCCAGGTTTCCAACACCAAGAAACCCCTCTTCTTTTACGTCAATCTTGCAAAGGTTATATCTATCTATTTCTCTTTCAATTCTCTCTCAAAAAGATTCCTTCTTTCCATTTTCTCTCAAAAAGATTCCTTCTTTCTTTGAGCCAGAGGTACATACAGCAGCGCGATGAGGTTGTGCTTTCTGCTCTTGGAATGGGTACGTCTTCTTTCGAAAAGATCCGATTTTTTTAACGTAAAGCTGAAACTTTTGATGCAATTTTGATTCATGGTTTAATGCAAATCTTCTCTCAACAGCTATAACTACAGTTGTTACGATTGCCgagattttgaagaacaatgGATTTGCTACTGAGAAGAGTGAGATTCATTGTTTGTTCTGTTATGTA
Protein-coding sequences here:
- the LOC108345375 gene encoding uncharacterized protein At2g34160, whose product is MPTVAAPPVPQIQNTTDHEIESPKKNRIQVSNTKKPLFFYVNLAKRYIQQRDEVVLSALGMAITTVVTIAEILKNNGFATEKKVSTSSVSMKDENKGRLVQKAKIEIVLEKSEKFDSLMAPTNTESKSAANKKSNEK